A region from the Acinonyx jubatus isolate Ajub_Pintada_27869175 chromosome C2, VMU_Ajub_asm_v1.0, whole genome shotgun sequence genome encodes:
- the VWA5B2 gene encoding von Willebrand factor A domain-containing protein 5B2 isoform X4, producing the protein MPGLYCPSSWTPLPLTDSWVRACANGPCLSLRARLTYHNPQPQPVDGVFVYPLAEAEVVSGFEAEAAGRRVSFQLQSRRRSQAACCRALGPGLGASTPRRCAQGHLVLDLAQARSTLVLPTGLINAAGTMTVTLRSSRELPSRPDGVLHVALPSVLTPLASPGPPGPPRPPGLCDDSPTSCFGVGSPQEEGLAWEEPAAPPDVFSGPARCPAPYTFSFEMLVTGPCLLAGLESPSHALRADAPPHASSAATICVTLAEGHHCDRSLEILLHPSEPHQPHLMLEAGSLSSAEYEAQVRARRDFQRLQRRDSDGDRQVWFLQRRFHKDILLNPVLVLSFCPDLSSKPGNLGTATRELLFLLDGSSIVHKDAIVLAVKSLPPQTLINLAMFGMSVRPLFPESRSCSDDTVQLICENIETLQAESGPPDVLAALNWAMGQPQHKACPRQLFLLTAASPMAAATHQTLELMRWHRGAARCFSFGLGPACHQLLQGLSALSRGQAYFPRPGERLQPMLVQALRKALEPALSDISVDWFVPDAVEALLTPREIPALYPGDQLLGYCSLFRVDGFRSRAPGGQEPGWQSLGGSVFPSPEEAPSATSPGTEPTGTSEPLGTGTVSAELSSPWAAGDSEQSTDALTDPVTDPGPNPSSDTAIWRRIFQSSYIREQYVLTHCSASPEPGPGSTGSSESPGSQGPGSPEGTAPLHPPSQQGCRSLAWGEPPGSHSCPLPLPPMAPVKPGALSAEVLGRRRRAALAGRSLSSPPGQVNPVPGRPRHPSLGIAPDGPGPESGQQLGQGLDDSGNLLSPAPMDWDMLMEPPFLFTAMPHNGESASPAVELPPQAPRCHVVIRALCGEQPMCWEVGVGLETLWGPSDGSLPPSPPQRESAWDQALHRLTAASVVRDNEQLALRGGAEAMADQGHARRSWLRALQTSKVSSAPSCFTCPVAVDATTREVLPSALQVRSSELAEPPSTSASQGQLDATPLPTAVHAKGLQGGSVVGGWNPDQNGNSKSVTRSPHRLPPQPPSRLSLGGGRARGSDSHRLCSTNRGQAGDSNSKGSDHDYLPLVRLQEAPGSFRLDAPFCAAVHIPRERLCRASPFAAHRASLSPTSASSPWALLGPGVGQGDSATASCSPSPSSGSEGPGQVDSGRGSDTEASEGAEGPGGADLRGRTWATAVALAWLEHRCAAAFGEWELAAAKADCWLRAQHLPDGLDLAALKAAARGLFLLLRHWDQNLQLHLLCYSPANM; encoded by the exons ATGCCGGGCCTGTACTGCCCCTCCAGCTGGACGCCGCTGCCCCTGACTGACTCCTGGGTCCGGGCCTGCGCCAACGGCCCCTGTCTCAGCCTGCGGGCCCGGCTCACCTACCACAACCCGCAGCCGCAGCCGGTGGACG GCGTGTTTGTGTACCCGTTGGCGGAGGCCGAAGTGGTCTCGGGCTTCGAGGCGGAGGCGGCGGGACGGCGCGTCTCGTTCCAGCTGCAGAGCAGGCGACGCTCACAGGCCGCTTGCTGCCGCGCGCTGGGCCCCGGGTTGGGGGCCTCCACGCCCCGCCGCTGCGCGCAGG GTCATCTTGTGTTGGATCTGGCCCAGGCCCGGTCCACACTGGTGCTGCCCACAGGCCTCATCAACGCGGCCGGCACCATGACAGTGACCCTGCGCAGCAGCCGGGAGTTGCCCTCAAGGCCTGATGGGGTGCTGCACGTGGCTCTGCCCTCTGTGCTCACCCCACTGGCCTCACCAGGCCCACCGGGGCCCCCCAGGCCTCCGGGGCTCTGTGACGACAG CCCTACCAGCTGCTTCGGGGTGGGCAGCCCTCAGGAGGAAGGGCTGGCCTGGGAGGAGCCAGCGGCCCCTCCGGATGTGTTCTCAGGCCCTGCCCGCTGCCCTGCCCCGTACACCTTCTCCTTCGAGATGCTGGTCACTGGGCCATGCCTGCTAGCAG gccTGGAGAGCCCTTCTCATGCTCTGCGGGCAGATGCCCCACCTCATGCCAGCTCCGCAGCCACCATCTGTGTCACATTAGCAGAGGGCCACCACTGTGACCGGTCATTGGAGATCCTGCTGCACCCCAGTG AGCCCCACCAGCCACACCTGATGCTAGAGGCCGGCAGCCTGAGCTCAGCAGAATATGAGGCCCAGGTGAGGGCCCGCCGGGACTTCCAGAGGCTACAGCGAAGGGACAGTGATGGGGACCGGCAG GTGTGGTTCCTGCAACGACGCTTCCACAAGGACATCCTGTTAAACCCCGTGCTGGTGCTGAGCTTCTGCCCGGACCTGAGCTCTAAGCCTGGAAACCTGGGCACAGCCACACGGGAGCTTCTCTTCCTGCTGGATGGCAGCAGCATAGTGCACAAG gATGCCATTGTTTTGGCTGTGAAGTCACTGCCACCACAAACGCTAATCAACCTGGCCATGTTTGGCATGTCGGTGCGGCCCCTCTTCCCAGAGAGCCGGTCTTGCAGTGAT GACACTGTGCAGCTGATCTGTGAGAACATTGAGACCCTGCAGGCTGAGAGTGGTCCCCCAGATGTGCTGGCTGCACTGAACTGGGCCATGGGGCAGCCCCAGCACAAGGCCTGCCCTCGGCAGCTCTTCCTCCTGACTGCTGCCTCGCCCATGGCCGCTGCTACCCATCAAACCCTGGAGCTCATGAGGTGGCACAGGGGGGCAGCCAG GTGCTTCTCCTTTGGGCTGGGGCCTGCCTGCCACCAGCTGCTCCAGGGGCTGTCTGCCCTCAGCAGGGGCCAGGCCTACTTCCCAAGGCCTGGGGAGAGGCTGCAGCCCATG CTGGTGCAGGCTCTCCGGAaggcactggagcctgctttgagtgaCATCTCTGTGGACTGGTTTGTGCCTGATGCGGTGGAGGCATTGCTGACCCCCCGGGAGATCCCAGCACTCTACCCTGGGGACCAGCTGCTCGGTTACTGCTCACTCTTCAGGGTGGATGGCTTCCGGTCCCGTGCCCCAGGG GGCCAAGAACCCGGCTGGCAGAGCTTGGGAGGCTCCGTGTTCCCATCCCCAGAGGAGGCACCATCTGCCACCAGTCCTGGCACTGAGCCCACTGGCACCTCGGAGCCGTTAGGAACAGGCACTGTGTCAGCAGAGCTGTCCAGCCCGTGGGCTGCTGGGGACTCAGAGCAGA GTACTGATGCTTTGACAGACCCAGTCACAGACCCTGGACCCAATCCCTCCTCTGACACAGCCATATGGCGCCGCATCTTCCAGTCATCGTACATCCGGGAGCAGTATGTGCTCACTCACTGctctgccagcccagagccaggtCCAGGCTCCACAGGCAGCAGCGAGTCCCCTGGTTCCCAGGGCCCTGGCTCCCCTGAGGGCACTGCTCCCCTGCATCCCCCTTCTCAGCAGGGCTGCCGCAGCCTGGCCTGGGGAGAACCTCCAGGCTCCCactcctgccccctgcctctaCCCCCAATGGCTCCAGTCAAG CCTGGGGCCTTGAGTGCTGAGGTGCTGGGTCGTCGACGCAGAGCAGCTCTGGCTGGCCGGAGCCTCTCATCTCCCCCAGGCCAGGTGAACCCAGTCCCTGGCCGTCCCCGGCACCCCTCTCTGGGCATAGCACCAGATGGGCCAGGCCCTGAGTCAGGGCAGCAGCTGGGACAGGGCCTGGATGACTCAG GAAATCTGCTCTCCCCGGCCCCCATGGACTGGGACATGCTGATGGAACCCCCCTTCTTATTCACAGCTATGCCCCACAACGGGGAATCAGCCtctccagcagtggaactgcctcctcaggctccacgctgccacgTGGTGATCCGAGCCCTGTGTGGGGAGCAGCCTATGTGCTGGGAGGTGGGTGTTGGGCTAGAGACACTATGGGGACCTAGTGATGGCTCACTGCCTCCGTCACCCCCTCAAAGAGAAAGTGCTTGGGACCAAGCACTCCATCGGCTGACAGCAGCCTCCGTGGTCCGGGACAATGAGCAGCTGGCTCTCCGTGGAGGGGCTGAGGCCATGGCTGACCAAG GCCATGCCCGGAGGTCCTGGCTCCGAGCCCTTCAGACGAGCAAGGtcagctctgccccttcctgcttcacCTGCCCCGTAGCTGTGGATGCTACCACCAGGGAGGTCCTACCCTCAGCCCTGCAGGTGCGGAGCTCAG AGCTAGCTGAGCCCCCAAGCACTTCTGCCTCTCAAGGCCAACTAGATGCAACTCCTCTGCCTACAGCTGTCCACGCTAAAG GACTTCAGGGAGGCTCTGTGGTAGGTGGCTGGAACCCAGACCAAAATGGCAACTCCAAGTCAGTCACCAGAAGTCCTCATCGCCTgcccccccagcctccctctaGGCTCAGCCTGGGCGGTGGGAGGGCCAGAGGCTCTGACAGCCACAGACTCTGCAGCACCAACCGGGGCCAGGCTGGCGACAGCAACAGTAAAGGCAGCGACCACGACTACTTGCCCTTG gTGCGGCTGCAGGAGGCACCTGGCTCCTTCCGCCTAGACGCACCCTTCTGTGCAGCAGTACACATCCCTCGGGAGCGCCTGTGCCGCGCTTCGCCCTTTGCTGCGCACCGCGCCAGCCTCAGCCCCACCTCGGCCTCCTCTCCCTGGGCACTTCTGGGGCCTGGTGTTGGCCAGGGTGACAGTGCCACGGCCTCCTGCAGCCCGTCCCCCAGCTCAGGCTCTGAGGGTCCAGGCCAGGTGGACAGCGGACGGGGTTCAGACACTGAGGCCTCAGAGGGCGCAGAAGGGCCTGGAGGTGCGGACCTGCGGGGCCGGACCTGGGCCACCGCCGTGGCGCTCGCCTGGCTGGAGCACCGCTGCGCTGCTGCCTTCGGCGAGTGGGAACTGGCAGCAGCTAAAGCTGACTGTTGGCTACGGGCCCAGCACCTACCTGATGGCCTTGACCTAGCTGCCCTCAAAGCTGCAGCCCGGGGTCTCTTCCTGCTGCTGCGCCACTGGGACCAGAACCTGCAGCTACACCTGCTGTGCTACAGCCCCGCAAACATGTGA
- the VWA5B2 gene encoding von Willebrand factor A domain-containing protein 5B2 isoform X1, which produces MPGLYCPSSWTPLPLTDSWVRACANGPCLSLRARLTYHNPQPQPVDGVFVYPLAEAEVVSGFEAEAAGRRVSFQLQSRRRSQAACCRALGPGLGASTPRRCAQGHLVLDLAQARSTLVLPTGLINAAGTMTVTLRSSRELPSRPDGVLHVALPSVLTPLASPGPPGPPRPPGLCDDRLGLCPTSCFGVGSPQEEGLAWEEPAAPPDVFSGPARCPAPYTFSFEMLVTGPCLLAGLESPSHALRADAPPHASSAATICVTLAEGHHCDRSLEILLHPSEPHQPHLMLEAGSLSSAEYEAQVRARRDFQRLQRRDSDGDRQVWFLQRRFHKDILLNPVLVLSFCPDLSSKPGNLGTATRELLFLLDGSSIVHKDAIVLAVKSLPPQTLINLAMFGMSVRPLFPESRSCSDDTVQLICENIETLQAESGPPDVLAALNWAMGQPQHKACPRQLFLLTAASPMAAATHQTLELMRWHRGAARCFSFGLGPACHQLLQGLSALSRGQAYFPRPGERLQPMLVQALRKALEPALSDISVDWFVPDAVEALLTPREIPALYPGDQLLGYCSLFRVDGFRSRAPGGQEPGWQSLGGSVFPSPEEAPSATSPGTEPTGTSEPLGTGTVSAELSSPWAAGDSEQTGTDALTDPVTDPGPNPSSDTAIWRRIFQSSYIREQYVLTHCSASPEPGPGSTGSSESPGSQGPGSPEGTAPLHPPSQQGCRSLAWGEPPGSHSCPLPLPPMAPVKPGALSAEVLGRRRRAALAGRSLSSPPGQVNPVPGRPRHPSLGIAPDGPGPESGQQLGQGLDDSGNLLSPAPMDWDMLMEPPFLFTAMPHNGESASPAVELPPQAPRCHVVIRALCGEQPMCWEVGVGLETLWGPSDGSLPPSPPQRESAWDQALHRLTAASVVRDNEQLALRGGAEAMADQGHARRSWLRALQTSKVSSAPSCFTCPVAVDATTREVLPSALQVRSSELAEPPSTSASQGQLDATPLPTAVHAKGLQGGSVVGGWNPDQNGNSKSVTRSPHRLPPQPPSRLSLGGGRARGSDSHRLCSTNRGQAGDSNSKGSDHDYLPLVRLQEAPGSFRLDAPFCAAVHIPRERLCRASPFAAHRASLSPTSASSPWALLGPGVGQGDSATASCSPSPSSGSEGPGQVDSGRGSDTEASEGAEGPGGADLRGRTWATAVALAWLEHRCAAAFGEWELAAAKADCWLRAQHLPDGLDLAALKAAARGLFLLLRHWDQNLQLHLLCYSPANM; this is translated from the exons ATGCCGGGCCTGTACTGCCCCTCCAGCTGGACGCCGCTGCCCCTGACTGACTCCTGGGTCCGGGCCTGCGCCAACGGCCCCTGTCTCAGCCTGCGGGCCCGGCTCACCTACCACAACCCGCAGCCGCAGCCGGTGGACG GCGTGTTTGTGTACCCGTTGGCGGAGGCCGAAGTGGTCTCGGGCTTCGAGGCGGAGGCGGCGGGACGGCGCGTCTCGTTCCAGCTGCAGAGCAGGCGACGCTCACAGGCCGCTTGCTGCCGCGCGCTGGGCCCCGGGTTGGGGGCCTCCACGCCCCGCCGCTGCGCGCAGG GTCATCTTGTGTTGGATCTGGCCCAGGCCCGGTCCACACTGGTGCTGCCCACAGGCCTCATCAACGCGGCCGGCACCATGACAGTGACCCTGCGCAGCAGCCGGGAGTTGCCCTCAAGGCCTGATGGGGTGCTGCACGTGGCTCTGCCCTCTGTGCTCACCCCACTGGCCTCACCAGGCCCACCGGGGCCCCCCAGGCCTCCGGGGCTCTGTGACGACAGGTTGGGCCTATG CCCTACCAGCTGCTTCGGGGTGGGCAGCCCTCAGGAGGAAGGGCTGGCCTGGGAGGAGCCAGCGGCCCCTCCGGATGTGTTCTCAGGCCCTGCCCGCTGCCCTGCCCCGTACACCTTCTCCTTCGAGATGCTGGTCACTGGGCCATGCCTGCTAGCAG gccTGGAGAGCCCTTCTCATGCTCTGCGGGCAGATGCCCCACCTCATGCCAGCTCCGCAGCCACCATCTGTGTCACATTAGCAGAGGGCCACCACTGTGACCGGTCATTGGAGATCCTGCTGCACCCCAGTG AGCCCCACCAGCCACACCTGATGCTAGAGGCCGGCAGCCTGAGCTCAGCAGAATATGAGGCCCAGGTGAGGGCCCGCCGGGACTTCCAGAGGCTACAGCGAAGGGACAGTGATGGGGACCGGCAG GTGTGGTTCCTGCAACGACGCTTCCACAAGGACATCCTGTTAAACCCCGTGCTGGTGCTGAGCTTCTGCCCGGACCTGAGCTCTAAGCCTGGAAACCTGGGCACAGCCACACGGGAGCTTCTCTTCCTGCTGGATGGCAGCAGCATAGTGCACAAG gATGCCATTGTTTTGGCTGTGAAGTCACTGCCACCACAAACGCTAATCAACCTGGCCATGTTTGGCATGTCGGTGCGGCCCCTCTTCCCAGAGAGCCGGTCTTGCAGTGAT GACACTGTGCAGCTGATCTGTGAGAACATTGAGACCCTGCAGGCTGAGAGTGGTCCCCCAGATGTGCTGGCTGCACTGAACTGGGCCATGGGGCAGCCCCAGCACAAGGCCTGCCCTCGGCAGCTCTTCCTCCTGACTGCTGCCTCGCCCATGGCCGCTGCTACCCATCAAACCCTGGAGCTCATGAGGTGGCACAGGGGGGCAGCCAG GTGCTTCTCCTTTGGGCTGGGGCCTGCCTGCCACCAGCTGCTCCAGGGGCTGTCTGCCCTCAGCAGGGGCCAGGCCTACTTCCCAAGGCCTGGGGAGAGGCTGCAGCCCATG CTGGTGCAGGCTCTCCGGAaggcactggagcctgctttgagtgaCATCTCTGTGGACTGGTTTGTGCCTGATGCGGTGGAGGCATTGCTGACCCCCCGGGAGATCCCAGCACTCTACCCTGGGGACCAGCTGCTCGGTTACTGCTCACTCTTCAGGGTGGATGGCTTCCGGTCCCGTGCCCCAGGG GGCCAAGAACCCGGCTGGCAGAGCTTGGGAGGCTCCGTGTTCCCATCCCCAGAGGAGGCACCATCTGCCACCAGTCCTGGCACTGAGCCCACTGGCACCTCGGAGCCGTTAGGAACAGGCACTGTGTCAGCAGAGCTGTCCAGCCCGTGGGCTGCTGGGGACTCAGAGCAGA CAGGTACTGATGCTTTGACAGACCCAGTCACAGACCCTGGACCCAATCCCTCCTCTGACACAGCCATATGGCGCCGCATCTTCCAGTCATCGTACATCCGGGAGCAGTATGTGCTCACTCACTGctctgccagcccagagccaggtCCAGGCTCCACAGGCAGCAGCGAGTCCCCTGGTTCCCAGGGCCCTGGCTCCCCTGAGGGCACTGCTCCCCTGCATCCCCCTTCTCAGCAGGGCTGCCGCAGCCTGGCCTGGGGAGAACCTCCAGGCTCCCactcctgccccctgcctctaCCCCCAATGGCTCCAGTCAAG CCTGGGGCCTTGAGTGCTGAGGTGCTGGGTCGTCGACGCAGAGCAGCTCTGGCTGGCCGGAGCCTCTCATCTCCCCCAGGCCAGGTGAACCCAGTCCCTGGCCGTCCCCGGCACCCCTCTCTGGGCATAGCACCAGATGGGCCAGGCCCTGAGTCAGGGCAGCAGCTGGGACAGGGCCTGGATGACTCAG GAAATCTGCTCTCCCCGGCCCCCATGGACTGGGACATGCTGATGGAACCCCCCTTCTTATTCACAGCTATGCCCCACAACGGGGAATCAGCCtctccagcagtggaactgcctcctcaggctccacgctgccacgTGGTGATCCGAGCCCTGTGTGGGGAGCAGCCTATGTGCTGGGAGGTGGGTGTTGGGCTAGAGACACTATGGGGACCTAGTGATGGCTCACTGCCTCCGTCACCCCCTCAAAGAGAAAGTGCTTGGGACCAAGCACTCCATCGGCTGACAGCAGCCTCCGTGGTCCGGGACAATGAGCAGCTGGCTCTCCGTGGAGGGGCTGAGGCCATGGCTGACCAAG GCCATGCCCGGAGGTCCTGGCTCCGAGCCCTTCAGACGAGCAAGGtcagctctgccccttcctgcttcacCTGCCCCGTAGCTGTGGATGCTACCACCAGGGAGGTCCTACCCTCAGCCCTGCAGGTGCGGAGCTCAG AGCTAGCTGAGCCCCCAAGCACTTCTGCCTCTCAAGGCCAACTAGATGCAACTCCTCTGCCTACAGCTGTCCACGCTAAAG GACTTCAGGGAGGCTCTGTGGTAGGTGGCTGGAACCCAGACCAAAATGGCAACTCCAAGTCAGTCACCAGAAGTCCTCATCGCCTgcccccccagcctccctctaGGCTCAGCCTGGGCGGTGGGAGGGCCAGAGGCTCTGACAGCCACAGACTCTGCAGCACCAACCGGGGCCAGGCTGGCGACAGCAACAGTAAAGGCAGCGACCACGACTACTTGCCCTTG gTGCGGCTGCAGGAGGCACCTGGCTCCTTCCGCCTAGACGCACCCTTCTGTGCAGCAGTACACATCCCTCGGGAGCGCCTGTGCCGCGCTTCGCCCTTTGCTGCGCACCGCGCCAGCCTCAGCCCCACCTCGGCCTCCTCTCCCTGGGCACTTCTGGGGCCTGGTGTTGGCCAGGGTGACAGTGCCACGGCCTCCTGCAGCCCGTCCCCCAGCTCAGGCTCTGAGGGTCCAGGCCAGGTGGACAGCGGACGGGGTTCAGACACTGAGGCCTCAGAGGGCGCAGAAGGGCCTGGAGGTGCGGACCTGCGGGGCCGGACCTGGGCCACCGCCGTGGCGCTCGCCTGGCTGGAGCACCGCTGCGCTGCTGCCTTCGGCGAGTGGGAACTGGCAGCAGCTAAAGCTGACTGTTGGCTACGGGCCCAGCACCTACCTGATGGCCTTGACCTAGCTGCCCTCAAAGCTGCAGCCCGGGGTCTCTTCCTGCTGCTGCGCCACTGGGACCAGAACCTGCAGCTACACCTGCTGTGCTACAGCCCCGCAAACATGTGA